The proteins below come from a single Harpia harpyja isolate bHarHar1 chromosome 2, bHarHar1 primary haplotype, whole genome shotgun sequence genomic window:
- the SMOX gene encoding spermine oxidase, with product MQSCEISADSTDDPLSSGLQRKRQPRIVVIGAGLAGLSAAKALLESGFTDVTILEATDRIGGRVQSVKLGHATFELGATWIHGSHGNPVYHLAEDNGLLEETTDGERSVGRISLYSKNGVAYHLTNNGQRIPKDVVEEFSDLYNEVYNLTQEFFQRGKPVNAESQNSVGVFTRDVVRKRVKADPDDTEAVKRLKLAMIQQYLKVESCESSSHSMDEVSLSEFGEWTEIPGAHHIIPCGFIKIVEILARSIPESVIQLRKPVKCIHWNQSVSKEIERVADHNSDLPEEDKGSDVFVECEDCEFIPADHVIVTVSLGVLKKRHESLFHPRLPEEKVMAIEKLGINTTDKIFLEFEEPFWSSECNSIQFVWEDEAESESLTYPEELWYKKICSFDVLYPPERYGHVLSGWICGEEALIMEKCDDETVAETCTEMLRKFTGNPNIPKPRRILRSSWGSNPNFRGSYSYTQVGSSGADVEKLAKPLPYAESSKSAPMQVMFSGEATHRKYYSTTHGAVLSGQREAAHLIEMYQDLLQCRS from the exons ATGCAAAGTTGTGAAATATCTGCAGACAGCACGGATGATCCTCTTAGTAGTGGCCTACAGAGAAAACGACAGCCTCGAATAGTAGTTATCGGTGCTGGGCTTGCAGGCCTGTCAGCAGCAAAAGCGCTCTTGGAAAGCGGTTTCACGGATGTAACTATCCTTGAGGCGACTGACCGAATTGGAGGCCGCGTGCAAAGTGTGAAACTTG GGCACGCCACTTTTGAACTGGGAGCTACGTGGATTCATGGTTCACATGGAAACCCAGTCTATCATCTAGCAGAAGACAATGGTTTACTTGAAGAGACTACTGATGGTGAGAGAAGTGTTGGACGGATCAGTCTTTACTCCAAGAATGGGGTGGCTTATCATCTTACCAACAATGGGCAAAGGATCCCGAAAGATGTGGTTGAAGAATTCAGTGATTTATACAACGAG GTCTATAACCTGACTCAGGAGTTCTTCCAACGAGGTAAACCAGTCAATGCTGAGAGCCAGAATAGTGTGGGCGTCTTTACACGGGACGTAGTGCGCAAACGTGTCAAGGCCGATCCGGATGACACAGAGGCCGTCAAGAGGCTGAAACTAGCTATGATCCAGCAGTACCTTAAG GTAGAGAGTTGTGAGAGCAGCTCCCACAGCATGGATGAAGTCTCACTCAGTGAATTTGGGGAATGGACTGAAATCCCTGGGGCTCATCACATCATTCCTTGCGGTTTCATTAAAATTGTGGAGATTTTGGCCCGCTCCATTCCCGAGTCTGTCATTCAGCTCCGCAAGCCAGTCAAGTGCATCCACTGGAACCAATCGGTCAGCAAGGAGATTGAGAGGGTGGCTGACCACAACAGTGACCTCCCCGAGGAGGACAAGGGCTCCGATGTCTTCGTAGAGTGCGAGGACTGTGAGTTCATCCCAGCTGACCATGTCATTGTGACTGTGTCCCTGGGAGTCTTGAAGAAACGCCACGAGAGCCTGTTTCATCCCCGCTTGCCCGAGGAGAAGGTGATGGCCATTGAGAAGCTAGGAATCAATACAACTGACAAGATTTTCCTGGAGTTCGAAGAGCCTTTCTGGAGTTCTGAATGCAACAGCATCCAGTTTGTCTGGGAAGATGAGGCAGAGAGTGAGAGCTTGACTTATCCCGAGGAGCTGTGGTACAAGAAGATCTGCAGCTTTGATGTACTCTACCCACCAGAGAGGTACGGCCATGTCCTGAGTGGCTGGATCTGTGGAGAAGAGGCTTTGATTATGGAGAAGTGTGATGATGAAACTGTGGCAGAAACCTGCACCGAAATGCTACGTAAATTTACAG GGAATCCAAACATTCCGAAACCTCGCCGGATCCTGCGGTCCTCCTGGGGCAGCAATCCCAACTTCCGTGGATCCTACTCTTACACCCAAGTTGGGTCTAGTGGGGCTGATGTAGAGAAACTCGCTAAACCACTGCCTTATGCTGAAAGCTCCAAAAGTGCT